The following proteins come from a genomic window of Alosa alosa isolate M-15738 ecotype Scorff River chromosome 2, AALO_Geno_1.1, whole genome shotgun sequence:
- the spry4 gene encoding protein sprouty homolog 4, translated as MESRVPHHIPGVSSSIMVQPLLDSRVPYGRLQHPLTIYPIEQMKSSHVENDYIDSPAAIVCQQPHAQPKHLAASRQIDAHPQHQHHHHHHHHHHPHPHTQDSTHPWISFSGRPSSISSSSSTSSDQRLLDHAAPTPVLDSASTTTTTASSNSTSSSSSSLPPAAAAASSLGRIPGSGSGGFQAKLLSAKPADLKTAGSAALDGPVGSLLPAEAKHLLLCERCGKCRCTECTLPRALPSCWVCHQACLCSAQSLVDAATCMCLVKGVFYHCAEDEDDGDEGSCADRPCSCGPAHRCARWSFMAALSMALPCLLCYLPAVGCAKLSQKCYDGARRPGCRCKAPAAAKAGVAGILGKNGGGLDKQAS; from the coding sequence ATGGAGTCCAGAGTACCCCACCACATCCCCGGCGTCTCGTCCTCCATCATGGTACAGCCCTTGCTGGACAGCCGCGTGCCCTACGGCCGGCTGCAGCACCCGCTCACCATCTACCCCATCGAGCAGATGAAGTCGTCGCACGTAGAGAACGACTATATCGACAGCCCGGCGGCCATTGTCTGCCAGCAGCCGCATGCGCAGCCCAAGCACCTGGCCGCCAGCCGGCAGATTGATGCCCACCCAcagcaccaacaccaccaccatcaccaccaccaccaccatccacacccacacacgcaggACTCCACCCACCCATGGATCAGCTTCAGCGGCCGGCCCAGCTCCAtcagctccagcagcagcacttCCTCCGACCAGCGCCTGCTGGACCATGCTGCCCCTACCCCAGTGCTGGACTcggcctccaccaccaccactacggCCTCCTCcaactccacctcctcctcctcctcctcacttccCCCTGCTGCTGCGGCTGCTTCTTCTCTGGGCCGCATCcccggcagcggcagcggcggcTTCCAGGCCAAGCTGCTCAGCGCCAAGCCCGCGGACCTGAAGACGGCCGGGTCGGCCGCACTGGACGGCCCTGTGGGCTCGCTGCTGCCCGCCGAGGCCAAACACCTGCTGCTGTGCGAGCGCTGCGGCAAGTGCCGTTGCACGGAGTGCACGCTGCCGCGGGCGCTGCCCTCCTGCTGGGTGTGCCACCAAGCATGCCTCTGTTCGGCCCAGAGCCTGGTGGACGCCGCCACCTGCATGTGCCTGGTCAAGGGTGTCTTCTACCACTGCGCCGAGGACGAGGACGACGGCGACGAGGGCTCATGCGCCGACCGGCCATGCTCGTGCGGGCCTGCCCACCGCTGTGCCCGCTGGTCCTTCATGGCGGCGCTCTCGATGGCGCTGCCCTGCCTACTCTGCTACCTGCCCGCCGTGGGCTGCGCCAAACTCTCACAGAAGTGCTACGACGGCGCCCGCCGCCCGGGCTGCCGCTGCAAGGCGCCCGCCGCTGCCAAGGCCGGGGTGGCGGGGATTCTGGGAAAAAACGGGGGAGGCTTGGACAAGCAGGCTTCGTGA